The region ACGGAGCTTGTTGGCCCCATAGTTGGTCGCGTTCCCGTAGCCAGTGAGCTTCCAGGCGGCGCTCCCGTGCAGGCGCGGGAGGAGGCTCAGGGTGAGGAAGCCGTGCGCGACCGTGCCGCCGAACGGGCTCTCCCGCTTGGCGCGCTCGACGTCGACGTGGATC is a window of Deltaproteobacteria bacterium DNA encoding:
- a CDS encoding MaoC family dehydratase, whose protein sequence is MVEDIRFDDIERLKGKVSDTFGAWSEPVEVTQDMINRFAEVTGDHQWIHVDVERAKRESPFGGTVAHGFLTLSLLPRLHGSAAWKLTGYGNATNYGANKLR